The sequence AGGCACTCAGCTCTCTGCAAACTTCTCTGCTCACTTTGGTCCCTGCTTCTTGTGTCCATTCCCTAGTATTAGCAAGCTACTCAAACTGCAAATGTTAGAAATTCAAAATCTCAGAGAGAGACAGTGGTGAGAGGGTCATGGTAAGATGTTGAGAAAGgtatggatatgtgtgtgtgtgtgtgtgtgtgtgtgtgtgtgtgtgtccacatgtgtcTGGGTTTTTTCCTTAGTGTTGGAAAGACTTCCCTCCTCCACCGATTCGTGCACAAGACATTTTACGAGGACTATCAGACCACACTGGGAGCTAGCATCCTCTCCAAGATTATCATACTGGATGACACAACTTTGAAGCTACAGGTGAGCTGCCCTCTCATTCCCTCTTCAACATACACACCTGAATATCACCCCACATTCCCTGGACGGCCACTCACACAGCAATGTGCACCAGGAGCTAGAAGAGTCTAGAGCATAGATCAGAAAACTTTAAttcatgggccaaatctggtccGCCATctgcttttgaaaataaagttttattggaacacagccctgcccgtTTGTTTACTCACGGTCTCTTTGGTTGCTTTCACAGTACAACAGCAGAATTGAGTAGTGGCAACAGACGGTGTATAGTCTGCAAAGCCTACGTTATTTACTATATGTCCCTTTACGGAAAAATTTACTGATCCCTGATCTAGAAGGAAGAGCATTAATCCAGAATTAAGAGGCCCCACCCTAAGGCTCAGGTTCCCTGGAAAACTTGCCAAGtggacttgggcaagtcactcccaAGGTCCAAATCTATCAGGTGGAAGAACAATGACTGTCCTGATGCCCCAGGTGGAAAATGAGGACTCAGATGTGAAAGTACTCTTGGGATGTTAAATATTACTGCAGAGATTCTGTAGTGTACATGGGTGACAGGGTGTGTGATGCCCATGTGTGAAAGGACCTCGTGCACCTGTGCCAGGGCTATCTGCCCCCTACCCAGAAAAGGAAGCTTTGACATGATGAGACCTGGTTGGGCATACCTTCAGCCACTCATCACAGTCCCATGGAGCCTCTGTTCTTCCCCTCCAGATCTGGGACACAGGAGGACAGGAGCGATTCCGCTCCATGGTGTCTACCTTCTACAAAGGCTCTGATGGCTGCATCCTGGCTTTTGATGTCACTGACCTGGAGACCTTTGAAGCCCTGGAAACCTGGAGGGATGATGTTCTGGCCAAAACCATTCCAATGGAGCAGTCCTACCCCATGGTGGTGCTGGGGAACAAGATCGATCTGGCAGACCGGCAGGTACcgctgactcattcattcattcatttaccaaacATGTGAGGACtggctatatgccaggcactgagttAAGTCCCACACATACAGAGTTGAATCAGGCAGTGTCCTTACCTTAAGAATTTCACAATCTAGTAATGGATGCAGATAATTTAAAGACACTTATGATACAATAAGATAAATCATAAGCAATCATAGAGATACACCTTGGATATTTGGGGACCATAGTGAAAGGGCATCTATCTACTTAAGCCCAGAGTATAGAAAGGGCTTCCTATAAGGAAGTGGGTTCCAGGCTGAAGAAACAGCAAGAACAAAGGTAAGAAATAGAATGATGTGAGCTGAGAGCCGAAGGCAATTTTGTCTAGAGAGAGGGAATGGAAGAATGAAGGCATCAGAAGTAGGCAGGTGGGATTTGAATTAACCTGTAGAACAGTATTTCTACCCAGGGTCAGATAGGGGGTCTGCAGTTATGAATTCTTGAAACTACAAATTTTCTGGGAAAGTAGtaatacagtatttatttcttattagCTTAAGCATATTCTGTATCACCTGGCCAGCCACTTGACAAATGATCTGCTTGCTCCATGGCTGCGGTGACCACACTTATGTAGGTGTTCACCACTGCAGTGGCATTGAGTGGAGCTCTGTTCATCGTTGCCTACtaatgagaaaagaataaaagtagaCAATTTATAAAAGATGCTCTTGTGCCAAACAAAGCCCAAAGGACACCAAAAAGAGCGTCTGAACAAGTTGTCTTAGTGtttcaaatagagaaaataaatggggTTCATATTTGAACCACATTTTCACAAGTGTTCAAATGGAGAAAAGTGATAGGAGAACTGAGGCATCATTTGGaatgatgggtgggtgggtggatgaatggacgGTGGTGCTTCCAACTAAACTATTACCACCATAAAGAAGAGCCTCttgttcagagagagagaggagtttgGTTCTGACACGCTGAGTTGGAGGAGCTTGGAGAACAACTAATTGGGAATGACCAGTAAGCTCTAGAACACATAAGAATGAAACGTCAAAGGAGAAGTCTGTGCTGGAAATAGAAATCTAGAAGTCATCAATTCTATGGGAACTTCAGGTTGCAAATTTAGTGTCAATTCTCTAATTACAAATATCCAATCTCAAATAAGAATCAAAGTCCTAAGTTCATTCACAGCCAAGGGGTCTCTCTTCTTTCCACTGGGGCCAGCTGCAAGTGAGAACACTGTTGTCTAGGAGGGGCATCTCATTGCCAACTTTATGTGTCCACACTTCCTCCCCTTCTCAGGATAATTTTGGTTTCAGACCCCATCAGGAATGAAGCAAAAAGAGGGATAAGAGGTCAGGAGAAGCGAAAACACCCTTATTTGACTGGTACTGTCTTAAGATAGTTTGTGCTCTCCGGACCCAACAGGTATTTCAACTTGTCTCTTGGTGGATTACTCCT comes from Delphinus delphis chromosome 1, mDelDel1.2, whole genome shotgun sequence and encodes:
- the RAB7B gene encoding ras-related protein Rab-7b — its product is MNPQKKVDLKLIIIGALGVGKTSLLHRFVHKTFYEDYQTTLGASILSKIIILDDTTLKLQIWDTGGQERFRSMVSTFYKGSDGCILAFDVTDLETFEALETWRDDVLAKTIPMEQSYPMVVLGNKIDLADRQVPQEVAQDWCKEKDIPYFEVSAKNDINVVQAFEMLASRALSRYRSVLENYLTDSIKLSPEDQSKSSCC